The proteins below come from a single Triticum aestivum cultivar Chinese Spring chromosome 5D, IWGSC CS RefSeq v2.1, whole genome shotgun sequence genomic window:
- the LOC123126196 gene encoding uncharacterized protein, with protein MELRSGRRLSSLPPRKRNKSLNRRSNRITESTPSNIDIGRDEDRISTLSDYLLLGILERVDLPSAVRAGAVSTRWQHLPHQLSHLHLDVGHFPGATPLETMDAFTGAMRRLLSTCSPAADCNSSRAIKTLILSFYMSSTHLCSIGRTVEDVVTHSATERLEFNISLPSANKTRFGKQFMSFSRSCRVTFRCLTRLTLKNLAFGHSDVTNLINACDRLDHLTLSCCRLVKHSALKIDTPCSGIKELKFICFMCTWIELISVPKLRQVRCVCWPFENPPVRFGYVLELRDVSLINEAMAWQAPFKLSECLSRSAKNLSRLILHFGHQMIWIQPEHPKNLAAIFRNLATVFLLGMFRECDLSWTLFTLEAAPALRSITLFRHSCVKTPESSAEKTNVVWELSKDLKHLNLKVLLIFGCEDEDRVTNYIRLVMERAKGLKRIDLRGEYPCEDCNTIDLERSNVEKDGRRRIKEGLTHGSSSSVEIIIC; from the exons ATGGAATTGCGATCGGGCCGTCGCCTCAGCTCTCTGCCGCCGCGCAAGCGCAACAAGTCGCTCAATCGGCGTTCCAATCGTATCACGGAGTCAACGCCGTCCAACATCGACATCGGCCGGGATGAGGACAGAATCAGCACGCTCTCGGACTACCTCCTCCTCGGAATCCTCGAACGGGTCGACCTTCCCTCGGCCGTCCGCGCCGGCGCGGTCTCGACGCGGTGGCAGCACCTCCCGCACCAGCTATCGCACCTGCACCTCGATGTTGGCCACTTCCCCGGCGCCACGCCGCTCGAGACCATGGACGCCTTCACGGGCGCGATGCGCAGGTTGCTGTCCACGTGTTCTCCTGCGGCTGACTGCAACAGCAGTCGTGCCATCAAGACCCTAATTCTCAGCTTCTACATGTCATCCACTCACCTTTGCTCCATTGGCCGCACCGTCGAGGACGTCGTCACCCACAGCGCGACTGAAAGGCTTGAGTTTAACATATCCCTGCCGTCTGCGAACAAAACGAGGTTTGGGAAGCAGTTCATGTCCTTCTCCCGCTCCTGCCGGGTCACCTTTCGATGTCTCACGAGGCTTACACTCAAGAACCTTGCTTTTGGACATTCCGACGTCACAAATCTCATTAACGCTTGTGATAGGCTCGACCACCTCACCCTGAGTTGTTGCAGATTGGTTAAGCACTCCGCGCTCAAGATTGACACGCCTTGTTCCGGAATCAAGGAGCTCAAGTTCATCTGCTTTATGTGCACGTGGATCGAGCTCATCTCTGTCCCTAAACTTAGGCAAGTGCGGTGCGTATGTTGGCCCTTCGAAAACCCTCCGGTGCGCTTCGGCTACGTTCTAGAGCTTCGTGATGTAAGTCTTATAAATGAAGCCATGGCATGGCAGGCACCATTCAAACTGAGTGAGTGCCTATCAAGGAGTGCCAAGAACCTGTCGAGACTGATACTTCATTTTGGCCACCAAATG ATTTGGATTCAGCCAGAACATCCGAAGAACCTTGCTGCTATATTCAGAAACTTGGCCACTGTGTTTCTTTTGGGTATGTTCCGTGAGTGTGATCTAAGCTGGACTCTGTTTACACTTGAAGCTGCACCTGCCTTGCGGAGTATTACA TTATTTCGACATTCATGTGTCAAAACACCCGAGAGCAGTGCCGAAAAGACCAACGTGGTCTGGGAGCTATCCAAGGATTTGAAGCACCTGAACTTGAAGGTGTTGCTGATCTTTGGGTGTGAGGACGAAGACAGGGTGACAAACTATATAAGGCTTGTCATGGAACGAGCTAAGGGATTGAAGAGAATCGACCTGCGTGGTGAATACCCATGCGAGGACTGCAACACCATCGACCTTGAAAGATCCAACGTGGAAAAGGATGGCAGGCGTCGGATTAAGGAGGGACTCACCCATGGATCCTCCTCGTCCGTGGAAATAATAATATGTTGA